The following proteins come from a genomic window of Panicum hallii strain FIL2 chromosome 8, PHallii_v3.1, whole genome shotgun sequence:
- the LOC112902714 gene encoding leucine-rich repeat receptor protein kinase MSP1-like: MDVPVLALIVVAGASIAVAVPCLLLAFLCRRSRNSLKPLIHQRCRSSPSRPALPVSTPDTSSSWSLYGADAGACLQKLSLADLAAATGGFSPDNIIGDGSFGFVYRAVLPSGAAVAVKRLSGDGAAGAGNREFRAELEVLGSLSHPNLARLLGYCAAGRDRILVYELLERGSLDAWLHGEADEDGEALPWPARLRVARGAAAALAFLHHGRRPPVLHRDVKSSNVLLGEGFEAKLADFGLARIVRGSPAKSHVSTQAAGTAGYVAPEIWAGVGATAKADVYSFGVLVIEIVTGHRPSWPVKTKNGEKEVDMVDWAREKIGAGQASEIMDRRMGIGGQGKEMDEAKGLLEIAWQCTDSGQKNRPTMEEAVEMMNRI; the protein is encoded by the exons ATGGACGTCCCCGTGCTCGCGCTGATCGTCGTCGCCGGCGCCTCCATCGCCGTCGCGGTGCCCTGCCTCCTCCTCGCcttcctctgccgccgcagccgcAACAGCCTCAAGCCGCTGATCCACCAGCGCTGCCGCTCGTCCCCGTCGAGGCCGGCGCTCCCGGTCTCTACGCCGGACACCTCGTCGTCATGGTCCCTATACGGCGCCGACGCGGGCGCCTGCCTCCAGAAGCTCTCCCTCGCCGACCTCGCCGCTGCCACGGGCGGGTTCTCCCCGGACAACATCATTGGCGACGGGAGCTTCGGGTTCGTCTACCGCGCCGTGCTCCCCAGCGGCGCCGCGGTCGCCGTCAAGCGCCtctccggcgacggcgccgcGGGCGCCGGCAACCGCGAGTTCCGCGCCGAGCTGGAGGTGCTCGGCAGCCTCAGCCACCCGAACCTCGCGCGCCTGCTCGGGTactgcgccgccggccgcgacCGCATCCTCGTCTACGAGCTCCTGGAGCGCGGCAGCCTCGACGCGTGGCTCCACGGCGAAGCCGACGAGGACGGCGAGGCGCTCCCGTggcccgcgcgcctccgcgtcgcgcgcggcgccgcggccgcgctcGCGTTCCTGCACCACGGCCGGCGGCCGCCCGTGCTTCACCGCGACGTCAAGTCCAGCAACGTCCTCCTCGGCGAGGGGTTCGAGGCCAAGCTCGCCGACTTCGGCCTCGCCAGGATCGTCAGAGGAAGCCCCGCCAAGTCGCACGTCAGCACCCAAGCCGCCGGCACCGCCGG GTACGTGGCGCCGGAGATATGGGCCGGCGTGGGTGCGACGGCGAAGGCGGATGTGTACAGCTTTGGTGTGTTGGTAATTGAGATAGTAACAGGTCACCGGCCAAGTTGGCCGGTGAAGACGAAAAACGGGGAGAAGGAGGTCGACATGGTGGATTGGGCGAGGGAGAAGATAGGTGCCGGCCAAGCCTCGGAGATCATGGATCGGCGGATGGGCATCGGAGGGCAAGGGAAGGAGATGGACGAGGCGAAGGGGCTCCTGGAAATCGCGTGGCAGTGTACGGATTCTGGCCAGAAGAATCGGCCGACGATGGAGGAGGCGGTGGAAATGATGAACAGGATCTGA
- the LOC112902600 gene encoding uncharacterized protein LOC112902600: protein MSTILSSRRPQATTLLPWHPSSSYVHGIFLHQQQYAEDILKRTGMTNCKPATTPVDNKPKLSSSAGHPVDDATRYRSITGALQYLTLTRPELAYAVQQACLHMHAPHDVHWALIKRILRYVRGTTRHSVHLLASPSTSIVAYTDTDWAGCPDMRRLGFCVFISDSLVSW, encoded by the coding sequence ATGTCGACGATATTGTCCTCACGGCGTCCTCAGGCCACTACACTACTTCCTTGGCATCCAAGTTCGTCGTACGTCCACGGCATCTTCCTTCACCAGCAACAGTACGCCGAGGACATCCTCAAACGCACTGGGATGACAAACTGCAAGCCTGCTACCACTCCGGTTGACAACAAGCCCAAGCTGTCATCCAGCGCCGGCCATCCTGTCGACGACGCCACGCGCTACCGAAGCATCACTGGTGCATTGCAGTATCTTACACTGACACGCCCGGAGCTTGCATACGCCGTGCAGCAAGCTTGCTTGCACATGCATGCGCCCCATGATGTTCATTGGGCCCTGATCAAGCGGATACTACGGTACGTTCGCGGGACAACTCGACACAGTGTTCATCTGCTCGCCTCTCCATCGACATCGATCGTCGCCTACACGGACACGGACTGGGCAGGCTGCCCGGATATGCGCCGTTTGGGATTCTGCGTCTTCATCAGCGATTCATTGGTCTCCTGGTAG